The following are encoded in a window of Thermococcus sp. CX2 genomic DNA:
- a CDS encoding GTPase: MKQRKAWRVVREVIGEADIIIEVVDARDPIGTRNRKLEKLVLEEGKKLLIVMNKADLVPKEWAEEYKRKSELPMVFISARERKGTGILRREIKKLAKELLNEQEKVKVALIGYPNVGKSTIINTLKGKKAVGTAPIPGYTKGKQLIRLSKKIWLLDSPGVVPIDDFDELVIKGGFPADKIEEPVKPALKLIGRILETRKEALTEKFGIEDFSSEEDILREIGKRKGIIRKGGEVDLEETARWLLREWQTGRFTLFGKEEEKGQEFVWDFEGVLDGIEEDLLLDPRRILWKYGEELREKLDNTKRVGVREIEGFTVGIATGFKKCDGGIKLLEKLTGKQVIASECFGKKWKGVVVIME, from the coding sequence ATGAAACAGAGGAAAGCGTGGAGAGTTGTGAGGGAAGTAATAGGTGAGGCCGACATAATCATCGAGGTAGTAGATGCCCGAGACCCGATAGGAACGAGGAACAGGAAGCTGGAAAAGCTCGTCCTGGAGGAAGGCAAAAAGCTCCTCATCGTCATGAACAAGGCTGATTTGGTTCCCAAAGAATGGGCCGAAGAATATAAGAGGAAGAGCGAGCTTCCGATGGTCTTTATATCAGCCCGCGAGAGGAAAGGAACTGGGATACTCAGGAGAGAGATCAAAAAACTTGCGAAAGAGCTTTTGAACGAGCAGGAAAAGGTAAAGGTGGCCCTAATAGGTTACCCAAACGTTGGGAAAAGCACGATAATCAACACACTGAAGGGAAAGAAAGCTGTAGGAACCGCGCCCATTCCCGGCTACACGAAGGGGAAACAACTCATACGGTTGAGCAAGAAGATATGGCTTCTCGACAGTCCCGGAGTGGTTCCCATAGATGACTTCGATGAGCTAGTCATCAAAGGAGGCTTTCCCGCAGATAAGATAGAGGAACCAGTTAAGCCGGCACTGAAGCTCATCGGCAGAATCCTGGAGACGAGAAAGGAGGCGCTAACGGAGAAGTTTGGCATTGAAGACTTTTCCAGCGAAGAAGACATCCTTAGGGAGATAGGAAAGCGCAAGGGCATAATCAGGAAGGGCGGCGAGGTTGACCTTGAGGAAACGGCTCGCTGGCTCCTCCGCGAGTGGCAGACCGGAAGGTTCACCCTCTTCGGAAAGGAAGAGGAGAAAGGCCAAGAGTTCGTCTGGGACTTCGAAGGTGTTCTTGACGGCATCGAGGAGGATTTGCTCCTCGACCCAAGGAGGATACTCTGGAAATACGGCGAAGAGCTGAGGGAAAAGCTTGACAACACGAAGCGGGTTGGGGTAAGGGAGATAGAGGGCTTCACCGTTGGAATAGCGACGGGCTTCAAGAAGTGTGACGGCGGAATAAAGCTCCTTGAAAAGCTCACAGGAAAGCAAGTTATAGCTAGCGAGTGCTTCGGAAAGAAGTGGAAGGGTGTCGTTGTGATAATGGAGTGA
- a CDS encoding TIGR04076 family protein — translation MERLEIRVVEIRGKCPVFRSGDKIVIDGPTINLEETDAVCTHALASLLPYIVVLRKGIKPKELGLGKGEKAYVQCPDPGPPYTDGGTVIFEITVVRDETEESVESCEGSNR, via the coding sequence ATGGAGCGGTTAGAGATTCGAGTAGTGGAAATTCGGGGAAAATGTCCCGTTTTTCGTTCCGGGGACAAAATCGTGATTGACGGCCCAACCATCAACCTAGAGGAGACCGATGCTGTGTGCACGCATGCTCTTGCCTCGCTACTGCCGTACATAGTTGTACTGCGAAAGGGTATTAAGCCCAAGGAACTTGGCCTCGGTAAGGGTGAGAAAGCATACGTGCAGTGCCCTGACCCTGGGCCGCCGTACACTGACGGCGGGACTGTCATCTTTGAGATAACGGTGGTGCGAGATGAAACAGAGGAAAGCGTGGAGAGTTGTGAGGGAAGTAATAGGTGA
- a CDS encoding DUF515 domain-containing protein, producing the protein MVVLNVSEDIEAKIRRLRELGKANAEPDAPKVAKPPVKKPPKKPRSIGSIRERERRKKILTGAAIVIIVILVLSVGAYVYLQNRAAEKLAQAKNEKLAEVNQYFQGEIMNSTIGQQTKQQLINEINSAQSVDEVNAIDVAAAYQKAWQEYQAHLEEQRRLEYERQLNQTKQEKIRQIELEFQPLLSMPLPDDLKKKVVDSMKSLEEQVASSTTIEQVDSITVAPYLLELWKDYYYYIIDTIPTQSVILEKGTTKKIVTKAEAKSILGGILDYKELIQYKIYKVEFVDIALVLSRDRINGAFLAPGDKIMIFAKNSTSALFQEIVNEGYVELVLLPTEAGAISVNEAQTQTSSSSTSSSTQYTEDHTTTYTPGDTSITNGQAISDVYSNTQTASQSASASYSYTVDLTEILKAIAAGKIQASEDVKEQLRNYGWEIVDLEKESGMLVLDPNTQFLVIVRVPSIFVPDILSNQQYIYIAKVAT; encoded by the coding sequence ATGGTGGTGCTCAACGTGTCCGAGGATATTGAGGCGAAGATTCGCCGTTTGAGAGAGCTGGGCAAGGCCAATGCAGAGCCCGATGCTCCAAAGGTGGCTAAACCCCCAGTCAAAAAACCCCCTAAAAAGCCCCGCTCCATCGGGAGCATTAGAGAAAGGGAGAGGAGGAAAAAAATTCTCACTGGTGCGGCTATTGTTATAATTGTTATTCTTGTACTCTCTGTGGGAGCGTACGTTTATCTTCAAAACCGTGCCGCGGAGAAGCTTGCTCAGGCGAAGAATGAGAAACTGGCGGAGGTCAACCAGTACTTCCAGGGGGAAATAATGAACAGCACTATTGGTCAGCAGACCAAGCAACAGCTGATAAACGAGATTAATTCTGCCCAGTCGGTTGACGAAGTAAATGCTATAGACGTTGCAGCTGCCTATCAGAAAGCTTGGCAGGAATATCAAGCCCACCTGGAGGAGCAGCGGCGCTTGGAGTATGAGAGGCAACTCAACCAGACCAAGCAAGAGAAAATACGGCAGATAGAGCTCGAGTTCCAGCCACTTCTTTCGATGCCCCTTCCAGATGACCTCAAAAAGAAAGTTGTGGATTCCATGAAGAGCCTCGAAGAGCAGGTTGCGAGCTCCACCACGATAGAGCAGGTTGATTCTATCACAGTGGCTCCGTACCTCCTTGAACTATGGAAAGATTATTACTACTACATAATCGACACTATACCGACCCAGAGTGTCATACTGGAGAAGGGTACTACAAAGAAAATCGTTACAAAGGCCGAGGCCAAGTCCATTCTTGGTGGAATACTGGATTACAAGGAGCTCATTCAGTACAAGATTTACAAGGTTGAGTTCGTTGATATCGCCCTTGTCCTCTCGAGGGACAGGATAAACGGTGCTTTCCTCGCTCCGGGCGACAAGATAATGATATTCGCCAAGAACAGCACCAGCGCACTGTTCCAGGAGATCGTAAACGAGGGTTATGTCGAACTCGTCCTCTTGCCAACCGAGGCTGGAGCCATATCCGTCAACGAGGCCCAGACCCAGACCAGCTCCTCGAGCACTTCCTCGTCCACCCAGTACACTGAGGACCACACCACCACTTACACTCCAGGAGACACCTCTATAACCAACGGGCAGGCCATCAGCGACGTTTACAGCAACACCCAGACCGCCAGCCAGAGTGCTTCAGCCAGCTACAGCTATACCGTTGACCTCACTGAGATCCTCAAGGCAATAGCGGCAGGAAAGATACAGGCCAGCGAGGACGTTAAGGAGCAGCTGAGGAACTACGGGTGGGAGATAGTAGACCTTGAGAAAGAATCGGGCATGCTCGTGCTCGATCCAAACACCCAGTTCCTCGTCATCGTGAGGGTTCCATCCATCTTCGTGCCCGACATCCTCTCCAACCAGCA